The Leptolyngbya sp. CCY15150 genome includes the window TCAGATCTCAATTTGGGCAGGATGGATCTATGCCTGCAGATTTTATTATTGATCAACATGGCACCACGTCTAATGTAGGAACGATGCTGATTCTAGATAATCTTGATCCCTTTACCCTAAGGCTGTCAGCCTATCTAAATGCTATCCAGCCTGAGATTAAGGTTTATAGTTCTGCCCATTCTGGCCGCAATCAAGATTCATTGCGATCGCTAGCTAAGTATCGCATAGGCATAGAAGTTGGCCCGGTTGCCCATGGCACGCTGCATGGAGAGTTGTTCTGTAAAACAGAGGCTCTGATTCATGCTATCTTAGATTATCTAGAGCAGTATAATACCAAGTCAAATGACATTGAGCCAGAATCTCTAACACTCTATCAATACGTAGATTCACTAGACTATCCTAGGGATCAACAGGGTAAGCTTTTGGCTATGATTCATCCTCAGCGGCAATTCAAAGATTTTGAGGCACTTAACCCAGGTGATCCTATCTTCTTAACTTTTGAGGGAGAAACGATCGCTTATGCTGGTGATTCAACGGTGTATCCAGTTTTTGTGAATGAGGCTGCCTATTATGAAAAAGGAATTGCCATGTGTTTAACCCAGAAGCAGCAAGTTTTTAGATAAGTCTGTGAGAGGTGCAGGATAGTGTGATAGGTTTGAGTTATGGGTGTGATCTTAAAGCACTTAGCTATCTTACAGCTTGGCAGTCTATGAATCGCTTCTGAGATAAAGATTGCCTGAAGCTAGCCATGAGCCCTGTCGCATATCCCCGGGAGAGAAAGGCGATCGCTCTAGCCAAGATGACGGGATTAGTCTATAACTAAGAGCAATCAAGAGCATGTTATAACCCAGTTATAGGACAATTCACTCTATGGCTAAATCCAAGATTCGCGCGATCGCTCTATGTGTGTTTCGTCACGGCGATCGCATTTTAGTGCATAAGGAGTATGATCGAGTCAAAGATCAGGCGTTTTATCGACCCTTAGGCGGCGGCATTGACTTTGGTGAATCTAGCCAAGAGACCGCGATTCGAGAGATTCGTGAAGAATTGGGCGTAGAGTCAGAACAGATGGTGCTCTTAGGGGTGATCGAAAATCGGTTTGAGTTTAATGGTAAGCCAGGGCATGAGATTGTTTTTATCTATGATGGTGTCTTCATAGATAAAACTCTCTACGATACCCCAGTTTTAGTGGGGCATGAAGGGGATCAATCCTTTGATGCTATCTGGATTGATCTGAAGCAGGTTGCCCAAGAGACCATTCCCCTTTATCCACCTGGGTTACTCGCGCTATTAACCTCTGGATGATGGTTTAGGACAATAACTGTTTGCGGATCTCCAGGGCATGGCCCAAGCTCAAAACATCGTGGTGCCAGGTCGGCAGCACCCAAGTCATGGCTAATTCTTCTAGGGTGTGGATTACACCGATGAGAATCGCCACCCACAAAGTCACGCCGCCATAGCCATAGCCAAAGAGAGCGATCGCTGCTACCAGCAGGGTTAATCCCCAAGCTTTAGCTGTGTAGGTATGATAGCTGGCCGGTTGTCCATATTTGGCTAGGTTCACGATCCACCAGATGCCTTGGAGTCCCAGAATGCTTAACAACGGCAGCTTAAAGGCGAGGATCACGTCTGGATGGGCTAGCCAAGCTGCGATCGCCACACAGACATAGAGACCGCGATCGGCCCAGCTATCCGCCTTCCGCAGCGCGGCGGTACTCACCCCTAGGCGGCGGGCAATGATGCCATCAAAAATATCTGACAGTACCGCCAGGCAATAGAGCAGCACCCAACCCCAGCTCGTATGTCCATCCCAAGCCATGCCCACCAGAACCGGCGCGATCGCCCCCCGTAGGATCACCAATGCCATCGGTATATGAGCCAGCATAAACATCCTTGAGTTTATACACAGTGATTTAACCTTAGTCAATTTAGGGGCGATCGCTAGCGGGTTTGTGCCATTCATCAAGGTGGCTGGAGAGCGATCGCTATAGGTTTGAGATGGGCTATGTCAAGTCCAGTGAAACGCTACCGCCTGGGTTCCTCACTTGAATCTGGTTCAAAAGGGCTTGGGTGAAACATACATCCTACAGTGCTTGAATCGGATGTGAGATGAGCCAAGCATCATGTAAGCGTCCACCATCTGGATCCTAGCCGACTGCCTATCGCCCTCCCCTAATCTTGGAACCAAAAGCGTTGCTCAATGAGGCTATGAAATCAGAACGTGAGCAAGACGCTCACACTCCCAACCCATTCACTATCAGGGTCGCGTGAGCGCACATCATCTATCGATTCAGCAACGCTGGACAAAAACTAGACTCGACGATCGCCGCTGTCCTAGATCTATGAGACGATAGTATCGAGGAGGCGTCGGACGAAAGGACGGGTGTCCAT containing:
- a CDS encoding aspartoacylase; the encoded protein is MDEIKRVVIVGGTHGNELIGVYLHQKFERYPDLIRRSSFETVSCVGNPQAIAAGVRYIDKDLNRCFTLDDLAQGDSQLYEIQRAREIRSQFGQDGSMPADFIIDQHGTTSNVGTMLILDNLDPFTLRLSAYLNAIQPEIKVYSSAHSGRNQDSLRSLAKYRIGIEVGPVAHGTLHGELFCKTEALIHAILDYLEQYNTKSNDIEPESLTLYQYVDSLDYPRDQQGKLLAMIHPQRQFKDFEALNPGDPIFLTFEGETIAYAGDSTVYPVFVNEAAYYEKGIAMCLTQKQQVFR
- a CDS encoding NUDIX hydrolase; amino-acid sequence: MAKSKIRAIALCVFRHGDRILVHKEYDRVKDQAFYRPLGGGIDFGESSQETAIREIREELGVESEQMVLLGVIENRFEFNGKPGHEIVFIYDGVFIDKTLYDTPVLVGHEGDQSFDAIWIDLKQVAQETIPLYPPGLLALLTSG
- a CDS encoding CDP-alcohol phosphatidyltransferase family protein, which codes for MALVILRGAIAPVLVGMAWDGHTSWGWVLLYCLAVLSDIFDGIIARRLGVSTAALRKADSWADRGLYVCVAIAAWLAHPDVILAFKLPLLSILGLQGIWWIVNLAKYGQPASYHTYTAKAWGLTLLVAAIALFGYGYGGVTLWVAILIGVIHTLEELAMTWVLPTWHHDVLSLGHALEIRKQLLS